In Aedes albopictus strain Foshan chromosome 3, AalbF5, whole genome shotgun sequence, the genomic window ACATAACTTATCCATTAACGCTTGGCTATTACTAATCGCTACCGACGAGACTAGAATAGAGTTAGTGTTTCCAAGTTATCCAACTAACAAACTTAcgaaacatttttgtttttcgtAAACACATAGATTACAAGAAAAACAACATTATTATTAGTATATCGAAATCATTCTTGAAGGCTCAACTAAACGAACGTACAAATCGATATGAAGGTAAGAGGGGTCCACCTGGTGGACTGCTACTATATGTATATATCTGGTCTCAGTAGATGGGTATTCTACGGTTAATGTTCATATATTTTTATTTAACTCTTATTTTTGTTTGAATGTTAAGGCAAAGAGATGTGTGTTCAAGTGTAAACTATTCTGTCCTAAGTGGAATAAAACTCGAATCGTTTAGTTAACGTTTTACTACGCTTTTAAAATTGGCTTGAGCATACGCTGTACTTGTTTCCGCCTGTTTCTACGATTAGAATTGTGATATTAACTATTATATAATAATGTTACAAAAACTCTACAGCACACGCACTGATCTACAATGAAGGAAAATGGTATGATCTATCTAAAACCAACACCGAATCCGTGTGGCAAACAAATGCATAAGTTAGTAGTATAATACACTGTAACATGTTGTAATTATTTGGTCGAATTATCCAACGATAGATACAAGTAAATGTAATGAAGAGAGATAAAACGTTTGCTATCTGCTATCCCTATCACTATCTTTTAATAAATAGTTTTGAACTATTTCAATATTCTTTTGTTAATGCTATTTTTGGTTCAATATGTGGCTTATTGACTACGATCGTTAAACTCGAATAATTTTCACTAGGTTTACGTTTCTCTCCGTTGAGTAAATGTTTGATTGTAATTGATATTATCAACGCTCACTACTGAGTTGATTATAAATAGTGTATAGTTCAATTTCGCTCATCTATTTGTAGTACGTAACTGATGCCGTTAAGTGCAAATGTAAATGTGTGTAAGGTTACAGTAACGAGCCGATCCAACGTCTGCTCTCTAAGTCCACGGCAGAAAATTACTAAATAGAACAGTGCCAATAACGGCATATCCCATGAAATATAGCAAGATGGCTACTTGTTTTAAATTCATTGTCCTGAAGTCTAAGATTTCGCTCAGCTCGACGCAATTTTCGACATGAGCACATGGTTCAGTGCCATCCTGGACCtgcttggaaagcttccggatGACCTGCCGCCGAATGAAAGCCTTATCGCCGGTAAAGTATTCGGCAGCAAACCAATACAACACGGGACTCGACGAGGCCAACATCCGCGTGGTGACCTGAACATGCACGAAGAATACACTGAACAACGCGAGAAACAACGCATGGGCAACGAACGCAAATGCCAACCGGTCGTAGTTTCGCATGCTCTTGACCTGTTTCTTGTTGAGCCGGAACAGGCCGAGCCGAGCGCAAAAGTCCCAATTGTCGTGGATGTATTTGCATGAGTTACTCACTACAAGATAGATGGCAGGTAAGGCAAGAAGAAAGTTTGGTAACTGTTTGAACTCGTAGTACTTCATAAATCCTACATTCCAATAGTGGCTTTGTACGTAAGAATAAGATAAAGGCAAATAGTTTGAGCACCAGGGCGACGATTCCGCCGTTTTGTTGCCAGCCAGCACTAGATTGTGGGCGGCGGCGTACGCTTTGACGTGCGGTGGGAAGCTAAACTTCTGCTCGAAGCAAAAGAGATAGTAGCTGTAGACCTGCGCGATTCCGTAGTGGAAGATTATGATGATTAGGATCGAGAACAGTTTCGACCCAATGCAGATGATGTTGTGGAAAGAGTTTTGGGACAGGATTCGACGCATATAGAAGAACAGCAAAAAGCCAATGTTGAGCATccctagaataaaaaaataacgcTTTTTTCGAGACTACCCTAATAAACGTACCACAATTAACTTACCATTCGATCGGCACAGAATGCTCAAGCTCAACGGCACCGTAATCAGAATGGAGTTGATGTCATCGATGCACTGTGCCATCACGGCAAACGAGAGCCACGCGTACAGGCTCTCCGTGTAGGGTGCGGTGAAAAAGATCGACGCCGGATTGAAGCAGAACAGTATCACCGCCAGTTCGCTTTTCTTCTTATTGCCCAGCACCATATTGCTTAGTTTGTACAGAGCTTTCGCAGCGAATACAAAGAATACAACGTTCAGAAGCACGGCTATGACCAGCGAGAGTTCCCGGTAGGTTAGCAGGGAGGAGTTTCCACCCAGAACGCTGGTGAGGATTTTAATGATGAACGGGAACAACGGGAAGAAAGCTAGCGTGTTTTCGTACGAATAGCCATGCTCGGAGATGTGCAGAAAGTACTGAGCATCCCAACGGTGCAGTCCCCCCAGGAGGGCATTCACCACTCCATCCAGCTTTCCCGGTGGCGCTTCCGGATCGCGGGGTGCAAGGAACACCCCCGCATCGTGATCGGGGATCAAATAGTTCGATATGATTTGTATTGCTATCACTAGCACCCGGCTTAGCAGTGCAAGAGATGTAATCGAGATGTGTGAGGTGGGTTCTTGAgatgcggctgctgctgctgctgcgcttATCGCACTAGAAGGCATTTGCGAGGAAGATTGATTATGATGCTTTTGACTGGAGTGATTATGGTGGTGCTTCCGGTTGCTATGTTGCTGCTGGTCCTTCGTAAGGGTTATTGTTTGCTGATTGTTGCTATTCTTggtcattttggtcgtttttaACGCTTCATTTAATTCTCACTCACGTAAAACACTTGCACTTTTGGTTCACATTGATTGACTGTCGGATTAGAGAGTAGCTCCGAGAACATCCGATTGAGCAAACTTGCTGTTGGATCCTAAAACGGGAAGAATAATTTACTAATTTACAGTTATCCATTAGTTTATTATGAATAGTAGATTAAGTAAAAACCAAAAATAAACGTTTTAGGATCCAACGCCTATGTTACTACAATACCTAACTAAAAGTCGAGAAGAAAACCCGTACTGTCTATCGAATTATTATGCAACTGCAATGTCCTTAATTGAATGCAATCAGCACCTCAGCAAGGCCAGTGTAGGTACAAAAATAAGTGTTTCGTCTTCCGCGCATTCATTCATTGAAATCATAATTCGTGCTCCACTTCCCCCGACCGACCACCAGCAGCAGCGATCGAAGGATTGCAGTAGCACCCGAAAACGCATCCCCAGCAAATCAAAACAGTGAAGAAAAATTTTCATGCTGGCTGACTACAACTTACCTTTTTTCGCTTCTGGTCCCTGTCCGAAGTGTGTAGGTTCGGATTCTCGATCTGCTTCCGGCGGGGTGATCACTAGCGGCTAAACGGGGGCCATCAATAAACTGAACCAGGGCAAATTTAATACAATAAAATGGAAAACTCAAGagaaacaaatttttcgcaacacAGCGAGCCCGACATGTTTTGATGGTTTGACAGCCTGGGACAGTGCGAGACGGATTTTTGCATGCGCGTAAATTTATAGCATCAACACTCGGAGGTGTAGTCCCATTTGGTCGAAATTTGTCAAGCCGAATCAGGTGAAGTAAGTGGAACTCGATTTAAAATCttaaaggacaaacgtcttgaactcccgcttcaacagtgcatcagaacgtcAAGcgtacaaatctcaagaagcaagcttcacacaacagtgcatagggcactgcattattttgattttgtatgggattttgacgtttcgtggccttgttgtttacaaaatttctgtaagagtgaaagagaaggagagaatttcatgcagtgccctataggcttgaatattttaatattttatttgagATTTTATACTTGACTTTTACCTGACCTTATCTCAAGATTTTGTTCTATATCTTGCACATAGTCGATGCGGAGATGTTATgtgtctcaagaaaaatcagaatatggcgattatctgatATCAACGTGACAGTTACTAATCATAACaacgtcaccagatttaaaagtattttataccattatatggggttttttctgccggggcccgtggcgtagttggtcacacgttcgcttcatatgcacACTAAGATTCtaattttccagctcagtaaatttttcgctgagttctgcattttttccatctttttacagaattctcaacagcagatttaactcggtacgctcggtaatcaatattaaccgttcatcagtaaggactgttcaatttataaaacggacaacttgcttgtgcgatatcttttttatttttcaataaaatcattatcagttttttgcataactttctatagctattctcaaatgtatgaaaaatataacatttagcaaaatgttctttattgtttaACTGAagtggttttcgtaaaacatcaataaaaacccatttctcaaaattcgacataactttccacatacttaacatgcccaTTTTCattaagtttttaatgtattggaatcttatactattctactaaaggtaaagctcaatagttagTAATAATGCATCGAGaagtctccagcttgatatagtgagttgacttgttttcatagaaattattaaaacactagctgacccgacgtggctagccacgttagctagaaaaaaatgtttttaaaattccagttacacttcttcaatgaaactgttttcgagaacattccagaatctctctccagaatgcttctctcttgaacgtttagtaatctccagaaagttctcaaaatttaatgaattctgattttccagaacttttcagaaggtccatttgacatttttttcttgaacgttgacaaactccccgaacataatcggcattgttcggcaaaatgttccagaaaattccagaaggttagttttcttattctttctgaaacattcagtaacttctggaaagtacctgggaagtttaatgttccagaatattctagagactTTTTCTTTTCTCAGTagctcccagaaatttctcaaacattttatgaatttgattgttccagaaccttcttaaagggtatttttcattctttgtgtaacgttcacaaactctcagacacttttcgtaaatttaaaaaagtttgcagaaggtctttgtcttgtttttgtccagtaacttctcgaaagttctaagaattttgattatctagaacattttcgtagattattattcttctttctgaaacattcagtaatctctagaaaggtctcgaaatttaatgaattttggtgttccagaacattttagggttcgttcaaatattacgtaacgctaaggggggagggagggggtctagcactgtgttacgcttcatacaaaaaatcaaaatttcccatacaaaagttgttacgtgggggagggagggggtttaaaattgtaaaattttgcattacgtaatatttgaatgaacccttagaaggccctttacttctttcttggactttcattaacttccaaaaagttcttgaaattaagaatgaaaagtgtacagaacattccagaaggttcttctcctttctctgattgaaacgttcagtaacgcacagaaagttttcgatatttgaggaagtgtgatatccagaatatctaagatgattgttttacttttgtaacgttcagtatctttcaagaggtttctggaaattttatggatttttatgttccagaacattctagaaggttcttttttggttgcttgctcgttccctaacgtccataaccttttcccaatataataaagtttcatgctctagaacattctagaaggttattttctaaaacgtttaacaacttagaagtggttattagaagccgaagttctcagttaattactgagctcatagacactaagctgagaagcatggtttgtcccagttggaacgttacgccaaaaacaaagatgttccataatgctgcttcttcttcttctttctgaagcgtccagaaacttcaaggggattctcgaaaatttaagaagttccatattttagagcattccagaacgttatttattttctggaacttccagaaaattcttagaatattgatattccagaacattccagaaggttcttcttattattcctagaaagttcaaaaacatccagaattttctcgtaccttttagaaatttgatacaactatggtgaaacatttcaacgaaacatttcaaagcgttacggacagacagacagacaacgctgggattttatatatatgatattTATTcgagtcctgtgttgcaatagcacaaccgattcgtctaaaaattcgtccagaggagtagaatattgttttctgaatgaaacagaagaaaaatttacttttaatggcattcttcattaaaaattttatccataaagatggtcacagagggacaaacgtcttgaactcccgcttcaacagtgcatcagaacgtcAAGCGtacaaatcttaagaagcaagcttcacacaacagtgttcttgctcacttgtaataagcttaaaataagaagatcaggtgcgttggttttattttcgaagagatttgtgccctcgaaatcgtgagtaggcaagtgagtaggtgccaaagtcggccattatggcggCCACTTTGGGATTctagcaagtctgtccttaaaagaaacttgaatattttaatattttatacGAGATTTTATACTTGACTTTTACCTGACCTCAACTCAAGATTTTGTTCTATATCTTGCACATAGTCGATGCGGAGATGTTATgtgtctcaagaaaaatcagaatatggcgattatctgcctctgccTTTTGATATAAACGTGACAGTTACTAATCATAACaacgtcaccagatttaaaagttgattgattgatttgtctttattagattTAAAAGTATTTTATACCATTATATGGGGGTTttttttgccggggcccgtgcatacgttcgcttcatatgcggatggtcatgcgtttgattcccagccccggcactagcaatttttcgtcagttgccttTCCCCCGAGAGTAACTgacactgactctcttctgagccccatggct contains:
- the LOC109408450 gene encoding GPI mannosyltransferase 2 isoform X2, which translates into the protein MTKNSNNQQTITLTKDQQQHSNRKHHHNHSSQKHHNQSSSQMPSSAISAAAAAAASQEPTSHISITSLALLSRVLVIAIQIISNYLIPDHDAGVFLAPRDPEAPPGKLDGVVNALLGGLHRWDAQYFLHISEHGYSYENTLAFFPLFPFIIKILTSVLGGNSSLLTYRELSLVIAVLLNVVFFVFAAKALYKLSNMVLGNKKKSELAVILFCFNPASIFFTAPYTESLYAWLSFAVMAQCIDDINSILITVPLSLSILCRSNGMLNIGFLLFFYMRRILSQNSFHNIICIGSKLFSILIIIIFHYGIAQVYSYYLFCFEQKFSFPPHVKAYAAAHNLVLAGNKTAESSPWCSNYLPLSYSYVQSHYWNVGFMKYYEFKQLPNFLLALPAIYLVVSNSCKYIHDNWDFCARLGLFRLNKKQVKSMRNYDRLAFAFVAHALFLALFSVFFVHVQVTTRMLASSSPVLYWFAAEYFTGDKAFIRRQVIRKLSKQVQDGTEPCAHVENCVELSEILDFRTMNLKQVAILLYFMGYAVIGTVLFSNFLPWT